One Salvia splendens isolate huo1 chromosome 12, SspV2, whole genome shotgun sequence genomic window carries:
- the LOC121758254 gene encoding probable serine/threonine-protein kinase PBL19, whose product MSCFNIIKRKCKRGGNSAPELGATNNSGASTNRAPKSTGSLPSPSARSIPEMYREREGSLRVFSLSELREATNNFNRLLKIGEGGFGSVYKGSIKPADGGDGPPIIVAIKKLNTQGMQGHKQWIAEVQFLGVLDHPNLVKLLGYCAVDGERGIQRLLVYEYMQNKSLEDHLFSKSVPTIPWIRRLSIILGAAQGMAYLHEGLEVQVIYRDFKSSNVLLDTDFNPRLSDFGLAREGPTGNRTHVSTAPVGTRGYAAPEYVETGHLSVKSDIWSFGVVLYEILAGRRTLDRNLPSAEQKLLGWVKQFPVDGKRFSMIMDPRLQNQYSLPTARRVAKLADSCLNKNPKDRPSMSQVVEILKQALEESQRSSSVPTDSPSPLPTPSALKKPFKRSGDAGTSRQVPQMAKAKG is encoded by the exons ATGAGTTGTTTCAACATAATCAAACGTAAGTGCAAAAGAGGCGGGAATTCCGCGCCTGAATTAGGCGCCACCAACAATTCAGGCGCAAGCACTAATCGCGCGCCTAAATCTACTGGTTCTCTGCCGTCTCCCTCCGCTCGGAGTATACCGGAAATGTACAGAGAGAGGGAGGGGAGCCTGAGGGTTTTCTCTCTCTCGGAGCTCAGAGAAGCAACCAATAATTTCAATAGACTGCTTAAGATCGGAGAGGGTGGGTTCGGGAGCGTGTACAAGGGCTCGATCAAGCCCGCGGATGGAGGCGACGGCCCTCCCATCATTGTTGCCATCAAGAAGCTCAACACGCAGGGCATGCAG GGCCATAAGCAATGGATTGCAGAGGTACAATTCCTTGGAGTGCTAGATCACCCCAATCTAGTCAAGCTTTTGGGATATTGTGCAGTGGATGGCGAAAGAGGCATCCAACGTCTGTTGGTTTATGAGTACATGCAAAATAAAAGCTTGGAAGACCACCTTTTTAGTAAGTCTGTGCCAACGATTCCTTGGATAAGGCGACTAAGCATTATCCTTGGAGCTGCTCAAGGAATGGCGTATCTGCACGAAGGTTTGGAAGTCCAG GTGATTTATCGAGATTTCAAATCATCTAATGTTCTACTGGACACGGACTTCAATCCCAGACTTTCTGACTTCGGTCTAGCAAGAGAAGGCCCTACAGGAAACCGAACTCATGTCTCTACTGCA CCTGTAGGCACACGTGGATATGCTGCTCCAGAATATGTTGAGACCGGCCATTTGTCAGTCAAGAGCGATATATGGAGCTTTGGAGTTGTCCTGTATGAGATACTCGCAGGGCGACGGACCTTGGACAGAAACCTCCCATCAGCAGAACAGAAACTACTAGGATGGGTGAAACAGTTCCCTGTGGATGGTAAGAGGTTTAGCATGATCATGGATCCACGTCTCCAAAACCAATATTCCCTACCCACTGCGAGAAGAGTAGCAAAATTAGCTGATAGCTGCTTGAACAAGAATCCAAAAGATCGGCCAAGTATGAGTCAAGTAGTGGAGATCTTGAAGCAAGCACTGGAAGAATCCCAAAGGAGTTCTTCAGTTCCAACAGACTCCCCTTCACCTTTACCTACTCCGTCTGCCCTGAAAAAGCCATTCAAAAGAAGCGGAGATGCTGGTACTTCCAGACAGGTGCCTCAAATGGCTAAG GCTAAAGGTTGA
- the LOC121758568 gene encoding lon protease homolog 2, peroxisomal-like — translation MAESVELPGRLAILPFRNKVLLPGAIIRIRCTSSSSVKLVEQELWQREEKGLIGILPVRDAAAESSTAGSLSSPGIGTNLGERSSKTHDEISESHKHGAKNNQEVIHWHNSGVAARALHLSRGVEKPSGRVTYIVVLEGLCRFSVQELSTRGTYYTAKITSLDMTKLEMDQIEQEPDFIALSRQFKATAMELISVLEQKQKTGGRTKVLLETVPVHKLADIFVASFEISFEEQLSMLDSVDVKVRLSKATELVDRHLQSIRVAEKITQKVEGQLSKSQKEFLLRQQMRAIKEELGDNDDEEDDVAVLERKMQDASMPVNIWKHAQRELRRLKKMQPQQPGYNSSRVYLELLADLPWQKASEERELDLKVAKECLDIEHYGLEKVKQRIIEYLAVRKLKPDARGPVLCFVGPPGVGKTSLASSIAAALGRKFVRISLGGVKDEADIRGHRRTYIGSMPGRLIDGLKRVGVCNPVMLLDEIDKTGSDVRGDPASALLEVLDSEQNKTFNDHYLHVPFDLSKVVFVATANRIQPIPPPLLDRMEVIELPGYTPEEKLRIAMQHLVPRVLDQHGLSFDFLQFPEAMVQLVIQRYTREAGVRNLERNLAALARAAAVRVAEQDHSVPLSKDVQRLASPLLDGRLAGEAEVEMEVIPMGVNKHEISNTFRVTSPFIVDEAMLEKVLGPPRYDDRETADRVATPGVSVGLVWTAFGGEVQFVEATAMVGKGDLHLTGQLGDVIKESAQIAMTWVRARATELKLVNAEESNILEGRDIHIHFPAGAVPKDGPSAGVTLVTSLVSLFSHRRVRADTAMTGEMTLRGLVLPVGGVKDKVLAAHRYGIKRVILPERNLKDLAEVPAAVLSGLEILLAKRMEDVLDHAFEGGCPLKKYSKL, via the exons ATGGCGGAATCGGTGGAGCTGCCCGGCCGGCTCGCTATACTTCCGTTCCGGAACAAAGTGCTGCTACCTGGTGCGATTATTCGAATTCGATGCACTTCATCCAGCAG TGTGAAGTTGGTGGAACAGGAATTGTGGCAGAGGGAGGAGAAAGGACTGATCGGAATCCTGCCGGTTCGTGATGCTGCGGCAGAGTCTTCAACCGCCGGCTCCCTGTCGTCTCCAG GTATAGGAACTAATTTAGGAGAACGAAGCTCGAAAACCCACGACGAAATATCTGAGTCCCACAAGCACGGAGCTAAGAATAACCAAGAAGTTATTCACTGGCATAACAG CGGAGTTGCTGCTCGAGCTTTACATCTGTCAAGAGGAGTAGAGAAACCAAGTGGAAGAGTCACCTACATTGTTGTTCTTGAAGGGTTGTGTAGATTCAGTGTTCAGGAGCTGAGCACAAGAGGAACATATTACACTGCCAAGATCACTTCCCTGGATATGACTAAACTTG AGATGGATCAAATAGAACAAGAGCCAGATTTCATAGCATTGTCCAGACAATTTAAGGCAACAGCTATGGAGCTTATTTCAGTGCTTGAGCAG AAACAAAAAACAGGAGGTAGGACTAAAGTTCTACTAGAGACAGTTCCTGTGCACAAACTGGCTGATATTTTTGTAGCAAGTTTTGAAATTAGCTTTGAAGAGCAGCTATCTATGCTAGACTCTGTTGATGTGAAAGTGAGGCTTTCCAAAGCAACAGAATTGGTTGATAGGCATTTGCAG TCGATTCGTGTAGCTGAGAAGATTACACAAAAGGTTGAGGGACAATTGTCAAAGTCACAGAAAGAATTTCTCCTCCGTCAgcag ATGCGGGCTATTAAGGAAGAACTTGGCGATAATGACGATGAGGAGGATGATGTGGCTGTTCTAGAGAGGAAGATGCAAGATGCTTCGATGCCTGTTAATATCTGGAAACATGCTCAGAGAGAACTAAG GAGACTGAAAAAAATGCAGCCTCAACAACCTGGGTATAATAGCTCCCGCGTATACCTGGAACTTCTTGCAGACCTACCTTGGCAGAAAGCCAGTGAAGAGCGGGAATTGGACTTAAAGGTTGCAAAGGAGTGTCTTGACATTGAACACTATGGTTTAGAGAAAGTGAAGCAGCGGATAATTGAATATTTAGCTGTTCGCAAG CTCAAACCGGATGCAAGAGGTCCAGTACTGTGTTTTGTTGGTCCACCAGGTGTTGGAAAGACATCTTTAGCTTCATCGATTGCGGCAGCTTTGGGCAGAAAATTTGTCCGCATATCCCTTGGTGGTGTAAAAGACGAGGCTGACATTAGAGGGCATAGGCGTACATATATAGGGAGCATGCCTGGGCGTCTTATTGATGGACTAAAG AGGGTAGGCGTGTGCAATCCAGTTATGTTGCTGGATGAGATTGACAAAACAGGTTCTGATGTTCGAGGCGATCCAGCTTCGGCGTTACTTGAAGTGCTTGATTCTGAACAGAACAAAACTTTTAATGATCA CTATTTGCATGTACCGTTTGACCTGTCGAAGGTAGTTTTTGTGGCCACTGCAAATAGAATACAACCTATTCCTCCACCACTTCTAGACAGGATGGAAGTCATTGAGCTGCCAGGATATACGCCTGAAGAGAAACTTAGGATTGCAATGCAGCATTTAGTTCCACGAGTTCTTGATCAGCACGGCTTGAGTTTTGATTTCCTTCAATTCCCAGAG GCTATGGTACAACTTGTTATTCAGAGATATACAAGAGAAGCTGGTGTGCGTAATCTAGAGAGGAACTTGGCTGCTTTAGCACGTGCCGCAGCTGTCAGAGTCGCTGAACAAGATCATTCGGTGCCACTTAGCAAAGATGTCCAGCGACTAGCTTCTCCATTGCTAGATGGTAGACTTGCTGGTGAGGCTGAAGTGGAAATGGAAGTGATTCCAATGGGTGTAAACAAGCATGAAATATCAAATACATTCAGGGTGACCTCACCCTTCATTGTCGATGAAGCTATGTTAGAGAAAGTTCTTGGA CCCCCAAGGTACGATGATAGAGAAACTGCTGACAGAGTTGCAACTCCTGGAGTATCTGTGGGACTAGTATGGACAGCCTTTGGAGGAGAGGTTCAGTTTGTTGAGGCTACTGCAATGGTTGGAAAAGGTGATTTGCATCTCACTGGCCAACTTGGGGATGTTATTAAGGAATCAGCACAAATTGCAATGACATGG GTTAGAGCAAGAGCAACGGAGCTTAAATTGGTTAACGCTGAAGAAAGCAATATCCTTGAAGGTAGAGATATTCATATACACTTTCCTGCTGGGGCTGTACCAAAGGATGGCCCATCAGCTGGTGTAACTCTTGTTACATCACTGGTTTCACTCTTCAGTCATAGAAGAGTCAGGGCTGATACAGCAATGACTGGGGAGATGACTTTGAGGGGTTTAGTCTTACCTGTTGGTGGTGTCAAGGATAAG GTTCTAGCAGCCCATCGGTACGGAATTAAGAGAGTTATTCTTCCAGAGAGGAACTTGAAAGACTTAGCGGAGGTGCCAGCAGCTGTGCTATCGGGTCTAGAG aTATTACTTGCAAAGCGAATGGAGGATGTGCTGGACCATGCTTTTGAGGGTGGTTGTCCATTGAAAAAATATTCGAAATTATGA